Below is a window of Allomuricauda ruestringensis DSM 13258 DNA.
GGTTTTAAAGAGGTTTCGTCATGCACATAGATTTCATGGGACTCTATTTGCCGGATATATTCTTCCGCTAGGTTATTCCCGAACAAGGCGGCTATTTTTTGTTTGACCAAAGCCCTGTTTATCTGTATGTTAATGTCCTTGTTGAGCTCTGCTTCCATGGTCGCAATGTTCTTGGAAGTGACATTGGCGTTGGCATCGACCTTGGAACCGTCGGCAGCATTGTCGGAATGCAGGTAATGGTCTATGAACGCAATTTTTTTGGAGATTTGTTTATCGGTTAGCCGTATCATATTGAAAACTATTTAGAGGTGAATAAATGATTGAGTTTTTTATTGGTCTTTACTTCCTTGAAAACTTGATTTGTGGTATGACTTTCAAGGCCGCCAAGGTCTTTGTCCCATTTACCGGTCTTTATCCAGGTCAGATGCCCAAGGATGTTGAATGGTACATTGTCTTCCCCGGTATAAAGACAGGTCCTATATCCTTGTTGCTGGGCATATTTCAGGTGGGCCACCAATTCTTCACGATGCCATTCGCCCCCCATAAAGACAACACAGGTGGCAAAACCGGAATATTGACTCAAAAGTGCTTGGAAATATTCAGAGGTAAGCTCGTTTCCATTTCCTTCCTTCCATAAAAAAGGGGAATGACATCCCTTACATCGGAGGGGACATCCAGAAATTGAAAAGCAAAGACTGATTTCACCGGGAACTTCTTGAAACACTACCTCAAAATCATGATAAAACATAAAGAGCACATTAGGTTTTTGTCCTTTATAAAATTAGGACATGGTTTTTTCGGATGGCTGGGATACTTCAAAAGTTATAAAGAGACTTATTAACAATAAAATGACCTTTTAATCATTTATATGGATTCAAACAATTTTAAACAACCCGTAGTGCATTAAGTGGAACCAGGTTAAGAGAGAATGGGGGCTAATACTTACCATGGCCATAAACCCTGATTTGGGCTGAGTTCACCCGATTCTCTTTTTGATTGCCACCAAAGTTATCCATAAAATGAAGGTCAAAGATTTAGTACGATGACCAACTTTTGGGAATCAATAACAATGGTATTTTAAATGAAGATGTAATCTAAAGGATTTGGTCTTGAAGCACGAAACTTAATTTCGCTCACTTTTCACTAATTCAACAACCTAAATTCATTTGGGGTATGGCCCACACGTTTTTTAAAAAGCCTACTAAAATGCTGTGGATATTTAAAACTAAGTTCATACGCGATTTCACTTACAGATTTATTGGGGTCGAATACCTTTTCCTTCGCAAAGTCGATAAGCTTGTTCTGTCAACAAGCACTCAATTACATTCCAATGTTCCCAAAAAAGCCTATTTTAGGGATTCACATAAGAGTACGTAATGGCTCATTCTATTGAAATCCCATCCAAATTTTCCAACTTGGCCACACATCCCCAATTATATTTCTGACGGTTATCGCCCGACAGCACAAAGATTAGTTTATTGGGGCCTTTGGATAAATTCAGGACGGTCTGTTCATCATCCACGAAAACCCTGCCTTCCATGCCCTTTTCCAAAGGTGGCCTAAAGTTCATTCCCCCGTCGAACAGGACTTCGGAATTCAATAAGATCACCAAGTGGTCAGCGTAATCAAAGTTTAGTTTGACATCCTTATCAGAATCAGATACTATGTTACAGGTCAGAGCGACCGTTTTATCCATATCATCATAAAAGCGACTGATGTTCAAAAGCCCATCCATATCGGCCGTTACCGTTTTAAATTTTTCTCTGTAATCGAATAGGGAATCCACTTGGGATATAAAGTTCACGGAGTCCTTGGCAAAGGGTTCCGATATTTGCCACTTGGTCAAATAGTTTGGCGAAATCATTTTTTCGGTATCCCGTTGTTTTGGCGCATTGAAACTTTCAATTTCCCGAATGGATACATCGCTAAAGTAGACTTGGCCAAAGGTGCTGAACAAGCTTATACCGCCTTTCTTAGAATCGCGCTTTAGGTTGTCAACAACAAAGGTCGGGATATTCATATCCTCAACATAAACGGACATTTTGTCCGCTATGACCTCCACCTTTACATGGACCCAAGTACTTATATCCAAGAATACGATGCCATCCCCCCGTTTCTCGAAAAGCAGCGCTTTATTGCTTTGTGGGTCGTAAATATAGGAAATGGTTTCGTCGGGAAAGTCCAAGAACGATTCCTCCGAGAATATGATATCTTTCTCCTCTAGTGCCTTTAAAAGTTTATCGCTTACTTTTCCTTGAACCTGTTGATTCTCCAGAAAAGGTGGTAATCAAGTCCTCCCTTAATCCCTCCAAGGAGGGAAACTTCTCCCCTTTTGGGAGACCGGAGAGGGGATCATCCAAAAAATTTATAGAAACTAAAGTAACTGCAATGAAACCTGACTGCCGTTAGGCAAAGGCAGGGTTTTAACCTTTAACTAGATAATAAAATTGAAATTATTTGCCCCCGATGCAGAAAGTAATTGATGTTGATTATCAATACTTTATGTTTTAAAGGTGTAAATAAGATACATTACTGCATTTAAAAACTTTTGAGGCTAAATTACTAGGGCTTTCAAAACGGGAAGTAAGAAACTTTCCGCCCAACATTTCAACTTTAATCTGAATAAAATGCTGCCCTTTTACGGGTAGTCTTACCGTTGCTAAATGTATGGTGTCTAATCAAAACAATAAAGACGAACAGTGTTTTTTACAAAATCTATATGCCTAAAACAATAGAAGCGTCGATATTTAATTTCCTGCTTATTTCCCGAGCTACTTTTAAAGTAGGTTCGCTTTTTCCGTTGAGGTACTCACTTACCCTTGACGTACTCACTCCCAAAAGTTCGGATAGTCGTTTTTGGTTCAATCCCATTTCAGCCATACGCAATTTAACCACCTCGATCAATGATGGCTTTTTTACCGGATAATGGCGTTCTTCATAATCTGCCACAAGGTCAGATAACAGGCTTAGTTCCACATAACCCTTTGCATCTTTGTTTTCGATATTGTCGGGATTTTGCAAAAGTTCTTCTATACGTTCAACAATGGCGTTATACTCTTTTTCTGTCTGTATCATTGCTAAATGTTTTTAATGTCCTTAATCTTGTCATACTCCGAGTGCGTACCTATAAACCTAATGTAAACCTTTTTGGCATTGAACGAAATTATGGCAACTAGCCTGTAATCGTTTCCTTTAATATTGAAAACAAAACGGTGGTTTCCCACATAATCAACGGTGTTGAAATCCTGCCTTAACTCGTTGATGTTATCCCAGTTCTTTGCCATTACGGTATGATACCAAAAGTTTAAAGAGTTTTCGCTATCTGCGTGTATTTCTATAAACTCCTTTATTCTTTTGTAGGTAACAATACGCATTGTTTAAACTTCAATTACTGTTAAGCAAAGGTAATACCAGATTTTTAATTTCAAAATATTATTTTGAAATATAGAATTATTTTCCGATACAAAAGTTAGAAAAAATATTGCCCAATAAATCATCTGTGGTAACGCTACCTGTAATTTCTCCCAAGTGATAAAGGGCTTGTCTGATGTCTATGGCCATCAAATCGCTTGAAAGCTCCATATCCAACCCTTCTTTTACTTTTTGGATTTCCTCCAGAGCTTTTAACAACGCATCGTAGTGCCTGCTGTTGGTAATTATGGTGGTATCGCCACTCAACACCCCTGAGTCTACCAAAGAAAGAAGCTTACTCTCGAGTTCTGAAATACCCTCCTTAAATTTAGCAGAAAGGAAAAGTACATTGGGAATTTCTGATTTTATCTTTTCTTTCTGCTCTTGGTTTAAGAGATCCATTTTATTGCAGATGGGTAACAACTGTTTGTTGGGGTAGCGCTTTTGAATCTGTTCCAATTCCGCCTTGTCAAAATCCATACCATCAAATAGGTAAATAATGAGCCGTGCCTTTTCAATTTTGTCAAAGGTTCGTTCAATCCCTATTTTTTCCACCACATCCACGGTTTCGCGGATTCCAGCCGTATCAATAAACCTAAAATTGATACCTTTTATGCTGATATGGTCCTCGACCGTATCCCGGGTAGTACCCGCAATTTCACTCACAATAGCTCTCTCTTCATTAAGCAGTACATTGAGCAGGGTTGATTTCCCTACATTGGGTTGCCCCACAATAGCTACGGGGATTCCATTTTTTATCACATTTCCGAGTGCGAAGGAGTCGATTAATTTCTTTAGTACCTCACTAATGCGGTTGAGTAGTTCGTTGAACTGGGTTCTGTCTGCGAACTCCACATCTTCTTGGGAAAAATCGAGTTCCAGTTCAATAAGCGAAGCGAAGTTCAGCAGTTCTTGTCGCAGTTCTTGGATTTCATTGCTGAATCCACCGCGCATCTGCTGCATGGCAATGTCGTGGGCCGCTTCACTATCGCTGGCAATAAGGTCGGCCACAGCTTCAGCCTGACTTAAATCCATTTTACCGTTAAGGAATGCTCGTAGTGTAAATTCACCTGCCGATGCCGAACGGCAACCATTTCGCAACAAAAGCTGAATGATCTGTTGTTGGATGAACGGGGAGCCGTGGCAGGAAATCTCCACAACATTTTCACCGGTATAGGAGTGCGGCCCTTTAAAAATAGAAACAAGAGCTTCGTCCAAAATCTTTTCTTGGTCCACAATATGGCCCAAATGAATGGTATGGCTTTTTTGTTGTCCCAGTTTCTTTCCCTTAATGGATTTGAAAAGGGTATCCACAAGGGTTATGGCATCTGGTCCCGAAACCCGAATTACGGCAATGGCCCCTGTTCCCGAGGGTGTTGCCAAGGCTACAATGTTATCTATGTACGACATGGAGACAAAAGTACAAATTAGCTGGTGTTTGTAACATTTTTAGTGATTTGTATACTAATAAGATGAATCATCAAAATCAATCAAAAATGGAAGTTATCAATCAAAAAGCAGTTAGAACGGACAATACCTTGTTGGCCGTGACACATCTTACACAACTTTTATCGTATGTTACAGGATTTGGAAGCCTGATTATACCCTTGATTATCTGGTTGTCATCAAAAGATAAGGTCGAGGGAATGAACGAGCATGGAAAGGCCATTATCAATTTCCAGATCAGTTTGATACTTTACATTATCATTAGTATTCCTGCCATCCTTCTTTTGGGCTTGGGTATACTGGGCTTGATAGGAGTGGGAATCCTTGGGTTTATACTGCCTATTGTTAATGCAGTAAAAGCATCGAATGGGGAGTCACCGTCTTATTTTATGACGATTAAATTTATATCATAAAATCAAAAAGCTGGAACAACGTGCTCCAGCTTTTTCAATATGGTTGGGTAGTTAATTTAACTATTCAGCATCACGGGCATCACCAACATGGTCACATGTTCGCCTTCGTCCAAACCGTCGATAGGGGTAAGGATACCTGCTCTGTTTGGAAGGCTCATTTCCAAAGAAACTTCGTCAGACGACAAATTGTTCAACATTTCCAATAAAAATCTTGAGTTGAAACCAATTTGCATATCGTCACCTTGGTAAGAACATGATAGCCTTTCTTCTGCCTTGTTGCTGTAATCAACATCCTCAGCAGAAATATTAAGTTCAGCTCCTGCAATCTTCAAGCGTATTTGGTGCGTGGTCTTATTGGAGAAAATAGAAACCCTGCGCACAGAACTCTGGAACTGGTTTCTAGCGATCGTTAACTTGTTCGGGTTTTCTTTTGGAATCACCGCTTCGTAGTTCGGGTATTTACCGTCAATCAATCGACAAACCAATTCAGTATTGTCAAAATAGAATTTGGCATTGCTGTCATTGTATTCGATGGTTACTTCGGATTCGGAACCTGCCAAAATACCCTTTAACAATGTCAATGGTTTTTTGGGCATAATGAATTCCGCTACTTCGGAAGCAGTTACATCCTGTCGCTGATATTTCACCAATTTATGGGCATCCGTGGCCACAAAGGTCAGATTCTCTGGAGAAAACTGGAAAAACACCCCGCTCATCACTGGGCGAAGATCATCGTTTCCTGCGGCAAAAATCGTTTTGTTGATTGCTGTTGCCAAAATATCGCCCAATAGGGTAGTGGAGCTCGGATTGGAGACTTCCACCGCTTTAGGGAATTCCGCTCCATCGGCATACGCCAAAGCATATTTACCGTGGTTGGAACTGATCTCTACCGTATTGTTGTCCTCAACCACAAAAGTCAATGGTTGTTCAGGAAAAGTTTTTAAGGTGTCCAACAACAAACGTGCTGGCACGGCGATGGTACCTTCCGAATCGGAATCTACTTCCAAAACGGTACTCATGGTAGTTTCCAAGTCCGATGCGGAAACGGTTAGCTTACTTTCTTTTAGATCAAATAAAAAATTGTCCAGGATGGGCAAGGTGTTGCTATTGTTGATAACTCCTCCCAAAACCTGCAGTTGTTTCAATAAATATGTACTGGATACGATAAACTTCATCAACGAAATACTTTAGTATAGTTACCTTTTTGGCAATTTTCCCCTGTTAAAGGGCCTATAAAATCAATAAAAACAAATATATCTCAAATGGATTTAGCAGAGAAACAAATTTATCAACATCTAAGCCGTAAACGTGCGCTTTCTGTAATAGCCAAAGAAAAGACCGAACAACAATGTTAAAACTACTGGCAATCCAATGTTTATGAGCTGCCACTTGGTTTTTTGCTCTGCTATTTTTTTAACATCCAACAGTGGGATGGACACTTTCTTGTTCCGAATGTTAATAAGCCCAGTATGGTCCAAGAGGTAATTTGTGCTGTTTACCAAGAATTCCTTGTTGCCATAGAAGCTGCTGGTCCATTTATCGTAGCCCAATTCCAAAGGTCTGCCGTTTCGCAACTGGTTTTTGATTACATCTCCATCAGAGATTACGATCATTTTATTTTCGGGACCTTCTTCCATGGTGTTTTGCAGCCTTAAAGGCTTTACCCTGTTCTTGTACATGGATGTGAAATTACCCTCGATCAAAACGGCCAACGGTAGATTTCCGTTGTTGTATAATTCTCGATCAGGTTGTTGATTGATCATATCCAAACTCACTACTCGTGGAATTCCATCGGTTTTGGACAATGGTGAACTCTGCAACAGAATTGTTTTTTTGTAATCGTTTTCCAAAACATCTATTGGGCTAGTAAACTGAAAACGCACCGCCTCAATATTGGTGTTGATAGGATGGTTGTTCTGTGAAAAAACCATTGGGTAGTAAAACCAAGGCAAGGGATTGTACTGCGAATCGTTTCCTTCGCCCGTAGCCAAAACTATTTGGGTGAAATAAAGATCGTTCACCAAAACAGGAGTGATTCTAACCCCATATTTAAAGAACATATCCTTTAAATTCAAATCTCTGGGAACAGCAATGGCCTCTCCGCCACCAGCATAAATGCTGTCCATTTCCATATTCACTTGGTCCATCATCCAAATGGATTTACCTCCTTGAACCATATATTGGTCCATCACATATTTTTCTTGGTCGGTAAATGCCTCTGTTGGCTTTGCAATGATGGCAAGGTCAAAACCTTTTAATTGGTCCAATACCTTTTGTGGATTGGTAGCTACGGAATCCAAAGTAATGGCTCCAATGTTGTAATAATCCCGAATCGTAGTGAGGTAATCGGCAATAAAAATATCATCCAGTTCGCCATTTCCTTTAATGACGGCTATGCTCTTTTTTTCTTCAATGCTCAGTTTGGTAAAAGCATCGGCAAAGGCATATTCCAATTGCTGTACCGAATTGTTGATGCGTTCCTCCGCTGTGGAACCCAATTTATTTTTTAGTAATGGCACTTTTACCGTTTGGTCCTTGTAGTTGACCATGGCCCATGGAAATACCAATTCGTTGGAAACCTTACCGTTTTCCTCAACAGTTACATTTGCTGGTTGCAATCCCAGGCTCTGAAGTTCAGCAACAGTCTGTTGAGCCTGTTCTTCGTTTGCCAATGGGTCCACCAAATTGTATTTGATGTTACTGTTTTTTGACCCGAAGGATTCCAACAACTGAATGGTTTCCGCTTTTAGTTTGGAAAACTCTGCGGGAATGTTTCCATCCAATAAAACATCCACAATAACGGGTGATTCAAATTTTTGAGCTACCTGTACGGCAGGTTCCGATAAGGTGTACCTTTTATCTTCGGTAAGGTCAAAACGGGTATAGACAAAACTGGCCAAGAGGTTGATGACCACGACCGCTACAATCACTTTTAGTATTGATACAAAAAACTTTCCCATTACCTTGGCAATTGTTTTAAACGTTGAAAGGTGAGATACAAAAACAATAGGGTCAATGAAATAAAATAAACCAAATCCCGCGTATCTATCACGCCTCTTGCAATGCTATCAAAATGCGATTTTGCCCCTAATTCTTGAATGGTTTGTTGGGTTTCTCCATTCGAAAACAAAGATGAAATAGCATCAAACCCATTAAAAATTAGAAAACAGACCAATATGCCAACTAAAAAGGCGATAATTTGATTATCCGACAGCGTAGAGGCAAATATTCCGATGGAAGTATAGCAAGCCATCAAAAAAAGCAATCCAAAGTAAGAGCCCAGCACTACTCCGAGGTCGTAATTACCTTCTACCATTCCCAATCCTGAGATGGAAAAAACATATACTATGGTCGGTATTACTGCGATAACGCACAACAGGAATGCTCCCCAGAATTTACCGAGCACCAATTTCCAAACAGAGATGGGTTTGATCAATAACAATTCGAGTGTTCCCATTTTACGCTCTTCGGAAAAACTCTTCATGGTGATGGCGGGCACCAAAAAGATAAAAACCCAAGGGGCCAACAAAAAAAAGTTGCTCAAATCGGCAAATCCGTAATCAAAAATGTTGTATTCGCCCTTGAACACCCACAAAAAAAGTCCGTTGAGCAGTAAAAAAGAACCCACGATCAAATAACCGATGGGCGATGTAAAAAAGGACCGTACCTCTCTCTTAAAAATTGCGAACATATTTCTTAATAATCAGCTTTGGGCAATATGCATAATAGTCCTTTGTCCGGTGATACCGATTAACCGATATCAAAAACAATTTCAACCAATAACCCATAACTCCTAACTCATAACTTTTTTAACGCTCCAAGCTTCAGGTTTTTCGGAGAACAATTTTTTGGTATTGCCCCAAACCCTTTTGAAGAAATCCGAGTTTCTATAATTTTCCAGATGCGATTCCGTATCCCAAAAACTATAGGTGAAAAATATGTTGGAATTATTGATGTCTTGATACAACTCTACCATATTACATCCTTCAAAAGCCAAGATGTCATTTTTTGATTCTTCAAAGATTCGCTCAAAACTAGCAATATTTTCGGGTTTAAAAGTCAGTTTTACGATGCGTATCAACATTTACAGGAAATTTATGGTTACGGTGTCCCTATAATTCAAGCCCAATAGCGAGGAAGCGCCTCCAACGGAATTTAAGTCACTTTTATAAATAGCAAGCTCAATATAACCCGCAGAGTTGAACAGGGCCAAGGCATCCCCTGGACCTTTGCGCTGGTTTCGCTCCAAATCATAATTGATGATGCCGTTGTAGCTTTGGTGTACTTGTTTTATTTTGGTGGTTCTCGCAATAATTTCAAAATCACGTCCGCTTCGGTAGGCTTCAAATAGGTTTTTCTGAATGTTGGTGACCACGTTGCCGTAGTTATCAATATATATAACGTTACCTGTAATGGTTTTGCCTTCGTTGGTGATTCGTGGTTCAAAATCGCGTAATTCCTTCAAACGCTCCAAAGGTTTGCCAATCACCTCCAACTTACCACCACGTGCAATATGGCAGGCCACTTGAACAAATATGTTCAGCACAGGAAAAGCGCCAGATTCTGCATTGGGCAGATTGATTTCCACAACTTTTTCGGGTTGCACCTCGGAAGTTATCAAGGAAATAACGCCACTGTTGGCACTCACAAAATAGTGCCCATCCACCTGCACTACGATATGCTCGTTTTCTGGCGAAATCTCCGAATCCACACCAACTATATGGACCGTTCCCTTCGGGAACGAGTGGTAGGCATTCCTTAGGATATAAGCGCATTCTTGAATATTGAAAGGGCTTATGGCGTGCGAAATATCAACAACGGAAATATCGGGGAGATTGCTCAGTATTGCCCCTTTCACAGCCCCAACAAAGTGGTCCTTATATCCAAAATCTGTAGTTAAGGTTACAATGGCCATGCAATACTGTTGATATGTTTTTCCGTGTTCAAATCGATTTTTAGTTAAGTTTGTTTGTAAAATTAGTCAAAAAAGAAAGAATAAAACGCTTCAGAAACAACTGTAACACCTCACTATTTTTGAACGAACTTGTAATAGAACTTACGGAAATCAGCCCCCAAGAATTTTTTGGGCAACAAAACGCCAACATTGAGCTACTGAAAAAATACTTTCCAAAGCTTAAGATTGTAGCACGGGGGAACAAGATAAAGGTATTCGGCGATGAAGAACTTTTGGAAGAGTTTGATAAACGCTTCGATGAGCTGACCAATCAGTTTGCCAAATATAACAAGCTTGATGAGAACATGATCGAACGGATACTCACCAGTACCAGCAAAGCCGATTATATTTCATCTTCAAGCAGTGGAGATGTTTTGGTGCACGGGGTAAGCGGAAGGTTGATAAAAGCCCAAACAGCCAACCAAAGACGTATGGTAGATGCCACCAAAGTGGATGATATGGTCTTTGCCATTGGCCCTGCGGGAACGGGAAAAACCTATACCGGAGTTGCTTTGGCCGTAAAAGCTCTAAAGGAAAAGCAGGTAAGGCGTATTATTTTGACGCGTCCTGCGGTGGAGGCAGGGGAGAACCTTGGTTTTCTTCCGGGTGATCTTAAGGAAAAGTTGGATCCGTACATGCAACCTTTGTACGATGCCCTTAGGGATATGATTCCTTCGGAAAAGTTGGAAAAATATATTGAGGATGGCACCATACAAATAGCACCAATGGCCTTTATGCGTGGCCGTACTTTGGACAATGCCTTTGTGATTTTGGACGAGGCCCAGAACACTACCCACGCCCAAATGAAAATGTTCCTGACCCGTATGGGCAAGAACGCCAAGTTTTTGTTAACAGGTGACCCAGGGCAGATTGATTTGCCAAGAAGGGTTATATCAGGATTAAAGGAAGCGTTGCTTATTTTGAAGAATGTGGAGGGTATCAGTATCATTTATTTGGATGATAAAGATGTAATCCGACACAAATTGGTGAAAAAGGTGATTGATGCCTATCAAAATATAGAGCACCAGAATCAATTCTAATAATATTATGGGAATGAATACGCTGATGACCACGGATTTTAACTTTCCTGGGCAAAAATCTGTTTATAAAGGAAAAGTAAGAGAGGTTTATACCTTGGAAGATGATATTTTGGTGATGGTAGCCACGGACCGATTGTCCGCGTTTGATGTGGTGATGCCAAAGGGAATTCCTTATAAAGGCCAAATTTTGAACCAAATTGCCACCAAAATGATGGAGGACACTCAAGACATAGTTCCCAATTGGTTGATGGCCACACCAGACCCCAATGTGGCGGTCGGCAAAGCCTGCGAGCCCTTTAAAGTGGAAATGGTGATCCGAGGGTATATGTCTGGTCATGCTGCCCGTGAATACAAGGCTGGCAAAAGAATGCTTTGTGGCGTTCCCATGCCCGAAGGAATGAAGGAGAACGACAAGTTTCCGCAACCCATCATCACGCCAGCGACCAAGGCCGAAAAGGGAGACCACGACGAGGATATTTCCAAAGAAGATATTTTAAAACGTGGTATTGTATCCAAAGAGAATTATGAAGTGTTGGAAAAATATACCCGAGCCTTGTTTCAAAGAGGAACAGAAATAGCTGCTGAGCGGGGACTCATTTTAGTGGATACCAAATATGAATTCGGTAAGACCAAAAACGGAGAAATCGTATTGATAGATGAAATCCATACCCCCGATTCATCACGTTATTTTTATGCTGATGGATACAAGGAGCGCCAAGCTAAAGGCGAACCCCAAAAACAACTTTCTAAAGAATTTGTAAGGCAATGGCTTATTTCCAATGGATTTCAAGGCTTGGAGGGGCAGTCGGTTCCTGAAATGTCGGATGAATACATCGAATCGGTTTCTAACCGGTACATTGAGCTTTTTGAGAATATTACAGGAGATACTTTTGTGAAAGCAGATGTTTCCAATCTACAAGAACGTATCTTAAAAAATGTAAAGGCATATTTGGAAAAATAACCATTACTTATTTGTTATCTAACCAATAAACAAAAGGGAATTCTGTGAATTCCCTTTTTTTGTTGCTCGTTTATTCATATTTGTTTAATCAATTTTGATATATTCATGCCGCACAATTTGAAATAACTAAACCAACCAATAAAACATGTCCGAAAAACAAAAGAAGGCCACCGCCTATTGGAGAGAAAACCTAAAGTATTTGGTTATTCTCTTGACCATCTGGTTCCTGGTCTCCTATGGAGCAGGTATCCTCTTCAAAGATGCATTGAACAACATTAAAATAGGCGGGTTCAAACTTGGGTTTTGGTTCGCACAACAAGGGGCCATCTATGTATTTGTTATCCTCATTTTCGTCTATGTTCGTCTTATGAATAAATTGGACAAGAAATACGGCTACAACGAGGAATAAATCAACCAACTGAATAAAACCACAACTAATGAGTGATGAACAAATTTGGACCTATGTGTTGGTCGCACTATCCTTTGGTCTCTATATAGGAATTGCAATTTGGTCTAGAGCCGGTTCCACAAAAGAATTTTATGTAGCTGGAGGAGGGGTTTCCCCATTGGCCAACGGGATGGCTACGGCAGCCGATTGGATGTCGGCAGCCTCCTTTATTTCCATGGCAGGAATCATATCCTTTGCAGGGTATGATGGCGCCGTATATTTAATGGGGTGGACAGGGGGATACGTGCTATTGGCGCTGCTATTGGCACCCTACCTAAGAAAATTTGGAAAATTCACGGTGCCCGATTTTATAGGGGAGCGCTACTATTCCAAAACAGCCCGTGTTGTGGCGGTCATCTGTGCCCTTATCGTTTCCTTTACCTATGTGGCCGGCCAAATGCGCGGTGTAGGTATTGTGTTTTCGCGATACTTGGAAGTTGATATCAATACAGGTGTTGTTATCGGAATGGTGATTGTGCTGTTCTATGCCGTACTTGGCGGGATGAAGGGAATCACCTATACCCAAGTAGCACAATATTGCGTTTTGATATTTGCCTTTATGGTGCCAGCCATATTTATTTCCATTCAAATGACGGGAAACCCAATCCCACAACTTGGTTTTGGCGATACATTATCCGATGGTTCTGGAACTTATCTTTTGGATAAACTGGATGGTCTATCCGAGGAACTCGGTTTTGCAGCATATACGGATGGTTCAAAAAGTACGATTGACGTGTTTGCCATTACCTTGGCCTTAATGGTGGGCACTGCAGGATTACCTCACGTAATCGTTCGCTTTTTTACCGTAAAAAGAGTGCGTGATGCCAGAAAATCGGCAGGCTTGGCCCTGTTGTTTATCGCAATTCTATACACCACAGCA
It encodes the following:
- the gldF gene encoding gliding motility-associated ABC transporter permease subunit GldF, producing the protein MFAIFKREVRSFFTSPIGYLIVGSFLLLNGLFLWVFKGEYNIFDYGFADLSNFFLLAPWVFIFLVPAITMKSFSEERKMGTLELLLIKPISVWKLVLGKFWGAFLLCVIAVIPTIVYVFSISGLGMVEGNYDLGVVLGSYFGLLFLMACYTSIGIFASTLSDNQIIAFLVGILVCFLIFNGFDAISSLFSNGETQQTIQELGAKSHFDSIARGVIDTRDLVYFISLTLLFLYLTFQRLKQLPR
- a CDS encoding putative quinol monooxygenase, producing the protein MLIRIVKLTFKPENIASFERIFEESKNDILAFEGCNMVELYQDINNSNIFFTYSFWDTESHLENYRNSDFFKRVWGNTKKLFSEKPEAWSVKKVMS
- a CDS encoding SAM hydrolase/SAM-dependent halogenase family protein; translation: MAIVTLTTDFGYKDHFVGAVKGAILSNLPDISVVDISHAISPFNIQECAYILRNAYHSFPKGTVHIVGVDSEISPENEHIVVQVDGHYFVSANSGVISLITSEVQPEKVVEINLPNAESGAFPVLNIFVQVACHIARGGKLEVIGKPLERLKELRDFEPRITNEGKTITGNVIYIDNYGNVVTNIQKNLFEAYRSGRDFEIIARTTKIKQVHQSYNGIINYDLERNQRKGPGDALALFNSAGYIELAIYKSDLNSVGGASSLLGLNYRDTVTINFL
- a CDS encoding PhoH family protein; the encoded protein is MNELVIELTEISPQEFFGQQNANIELLKKYFPKLKIVARGNKIKVFGDEELLEEFDKRFDELTNQFAKYNKLDENMIERILTSTSKADYISSSSSGDVLVHGVSGRLIKAQTANQRRMVDATKVDDMVFAIGPAGTGKTYTGVALAVKALKEKQVRRIILTRPAVEAGENLGFLPGDLKEKLDPYMQPLYDALRDMIPSEKLEKYIEDGTIQIAPMAFMRGRTLDNAFVILDEAQNTTHAQMKMFLTRMGKNAKFLLTGDPGQIDLPRRVISGLKEALLILKNVEGISIIYLDDKDVIRHKLVKKVIDAYQNIEHQNQF
- a CDS encoding phosphoribosylaminoimidazolesuccinocarboxamide synthase, with the translated sequence MNTLMTTDFNFPGQKSVYKGKVREVYTLEDDILVMVATDRLSAFDVVMPKGIPYKGQILNQIATKMMEDTQDIVPNWLMATPDPNVAVGKACEPFKVEMVIRGYMSGHAAREYKAGKRMLCGVPMPEGMKENDKFPQPIITPATKAEKGDHDEDISKEDILKRGIVSKENYEVLEKYTRALFQRGTEIAAERGLILVDTKYEFGKTKNGEIVLIDEIHTPDSSRYFYADGYKERQAKGEPQKQLSKEFVRQWLISNGFQGLEGQSVPEMSDEYIESVSNRYIELFENITGDTFVKADVSNLQERILKNVKAYLEK
- a CDS encoding DUF4212 domain-containing protein; protein product: MSEKQKKATAYWRENLKYLVILLTIWFLVSYGAGILFKDALNNIKIGGFKLGFWFAQQGAIYVFVILIFVYVRLMNKLDKKYGYNEE
- a CDS encoding sodium:solute symporter family protein — its product is MSDEQIWTYVLVALSFGLYIGIAIWSRAGSTKEFYVAGGGVSPLANGMATAADWMSAASFISMAGIISFAGYDGAVYLMGWTGGYVLLALLLAPYLRKFGKFTVPDFIGERYYSKTARVVAVICALIVSFTYVAGQMRGVGIVFSRYLEVDINTGVVIGMVIVLFYAVLGGMKGITYTQVAQYCVLIFAFMVPAIFISIQMTGNPIPQLGFGDTLSDGSGTYLLDKLDGLSEELGFAAYTDGSKSTIDVFAITLALMVGTAGLPHVIVRFFTVKRVRDARKSAGLALLFIAILYTTAPAVAVFARTNLIETVSGKEYANMPEWFNRWEKTGLIAHEDKNGDGKIQYVASPEVNELTVDRDIMVLANPEIADLPAWVIGLIAAGGLAAALSTAAGLLLVISSSVSHDLIKNVLKPDLSEKGELWAARISAALAVVVAGYFGINPPGFVAAVVALAFGLAAASFFPAIILGIFYKKMNSKGAISGMVVGLCLMLFYMLKFKFGIFDGGKEAVDVLQESWWFGVSPEGFGSIAMLVNFIVAIVVNKFTAEPPEEVQEIVENIRVPNQAGEASGH